Within the Borrelia parkeri genome, the region GTTTCAATTAGAGGTGGTAATAGAAAAAAGATACTCCTTAGTTTAAAGAATATGCAATACTCAAGGACAGATTTGGCACGTAAATTATCATTGACAAATGCAGCTGTGACGATTCTTACTAATCATATGATCAAGGAGAATATTTTAGTTGAAGTTGGTTCAAAGGAATCAGGTATTAAAAAGCATGGACGAAAAGAAATACTTCTTGATATTAATAAAGATTTTGCATATTCGATGGGAGTAATTATTTCAAGTAATTATTTTCAAATAGGAATTGCAAACCTTAAATGTGAGGTTTTAATAAGTGAGACTTATTCTTTTGAACCACCAGTTAGCGCTTATGAGATCTTGGAAAAAATCAAAGATCATATGATTGAGATTATCTGGAAACATAATTTTTCAAGGGATAAATTTATTGGGTTGGGATTTAGTATTACTGGTATAATTAAGGATAAGGAATCTGGCATTGTTAATGATAGTCATGGTGCATGGATTGAGAAAGATGTGCCTGTTAAGGCTATATTAGAAGAGTATTTTTCACTTACAGTGTATCTTGAGAGTTATGTTAAAAATCTTTCTCTTGCTGAATTTATGGGTAAGAATGTAGATAACATCATGTTTTTCGATTATACAGATACCGCTGAGCTTTCTATTTGGTCTGGTGGTAATGTTTATGCTGGATTTAATAATAAATCGGGTATGGTTAGTCATATGGTAATTGATTATGGAGGAGAGAAAAATTGTCCTACATGTGGAAATAAGGGGTGTGTTAATATGTTGATATCTAATTTTGCACTTCAGCGTTTGATTTCAAAAGAGTTTATGAATGGAGAGATTCCTGAGCTTTATGACAAGTATGAGAGTAGGCTTAAAAAAGTTACGATATATGACATTTTTGCTCTTCATGATAAATATGAGTTTATACATAGAATAATGGAAGATACGGTAAAATACTTGGCAATAGTTATTATTAATATTCAAAGGGTTCTTGATTTTAATTATTTAGTGCTTTATGGACAAAGTTTTAAACTTAAGAGTTTTTTTGATTTATTAAAAAAAGAAATAAAAAGGTTGAATAAAGAGAGCATAATATTAAAGCTTAGTTCTCTAGATACTGAAGTATCTGTTGTTGGACCTGCTTCTAGTGTTATATTCAATAAATTCTATTTGACTGGAGGAGATATTGATTAATATTTCCTTTTTTTGTATTGTATATTTTGTAGGATTTTTTGCAAATGAAGGTGATTTTTAGTGTTTGAGAATTTAGGTGCGGGTTTTAGAGATTTTGTAAAGTATATCTCTGGAAAATCTGTGATAAATGAGAAAAATATTGAAGCAGCCATTGACACTATTAAGAATGCCTTAATTGAAGCCGATGTTAATTTAAGAGTTGTAAGACGTTTTATAAATTCTGTAGTCGAAGAGGCAAAGGGGATTAAAGTTTTAAGAAATATTGATCCTAAGTCTCAGTTTATTAAGATTGTTAATGATAAGCTTATAAATTTTCTGGGCGATAAGCATTCTGAGCTCGTTTTAAATCCCGTTAATAAATTATCATGCATTCTTATGCTTGGCCTTCAGGGTTCTGGGAAAACTACAACATGTACAAAACTTGCGATGCGACTTAAATCAGAGAATCGGAAAGTTCTTCTTGTAGCTGCAGATACTTTTAGAGCGGCAGCGGTTAATCAGTTAAAGATTTTGGGTGTGCAAGTTGGTGTTTCTGTGTTTTCTCTTGAGGGTGAGAGTGATCCTATTAAAGTTGTAAAAAAATCCATTGAATATGCTAAAACAGAGCTTTTTGATACTGTAATAATAGATACTAGAGGGCGTCTTGAGGTTGAAGATTTATTATTAAGAGAGATAATAGAGATAAGGGATATTGTGGTCCCTACGGAGACAATATTAGTTGCAGATGCAATGACGGGTCAGAGTGCTGTAAATATTGCTAAGGAATTTAATGATAGTGTTGGGATTACGGGTGTAATTTTTACAAAATTTGATTCTGATGCTAGAGGTGGTGCCATATTATCACTTAAGACTATTTGTGGAGCGCCTATTAAATTTGTTGGAGTTGGAGAAAAACCTGAGGATCTTGATGTTTTTTATCCAGATAGAGTTGCTTCACGAATTCTTGGTATGGGAGATGTTGTTAGTCTTGTTGAAAAGGCTCAAAGTGTTATAGATAAAGAAGAGGCCTTAAGACTTGAGGAAAAATTTAGGAAAGCCAACTTTAATTTTGAGGATTATTTAAATCAGTTTAAATATATGCGTAATATGGGTGGAATTTCTAGTTTGATGGGAATGCTTCCGGGTGTTTCATTAGAAATGTTAAATCGTGGTGTTGATGAAAGAGAACTTAAAAGGGAAGAAGCAATTATTCTGTCTATGACTAAAAAAGAGAGGTTAAATCCTGTAATTTTAAATAGTTCTTCAAGAAAGAAAAGAATAGCTTTGGGAAGTGGCACAACGGTTTTTGAGGTAAACAAGCTTATGAAAAAATTTAGTCAGGCCGTTTTGATGATGAAGAAAATGAAAAATAAGAGTTTTCAAAATAAGATAGCATCTCTTTTTGGAGATAAAGGAGGAATGGTAAATTGAGTGTTAGGATAAGATTAAAGAGGATGGGGGCAAAAAAGAGGCCTTATTATAGAATTGTAGTCATGGATTCTGCTTCGCCTAGAGATGGACGAGCCATTGAAGAGCTTGGGTATTATCATCCTGTTGAAAAGCAAAATCAAGTCAAAATCAATGAGAATAAATTTAGAGATTGGATAGGCAAAGGAGCTATTCCAAGTGATACTGTTAAAAAAATTTTGAATAAAAATAATTTTAAAGTTGAGAGTTAGGAGGACTTAATGAAAGAGTACGGTAATGAAATTGAGCTTATAGAATTTGTAGTCAAATCTCTTGTAGATAAAAGAGATGAGGTTAAGTTAAATGTAGTTGAAGGTGAGAAATCAACTATTTTGGAATTAAGAGTTTCTGCAAATGATGTTGGCAAAATAATTGGAAGAAGAGGACGCATTGCAAGGGCTATTAGGACACTTCTTAGTGCTTGTGCTGCAAAAACAAATAGGAGAGTTCAACTAGAAATTTTGGACTAATTTATGTTTGTAAAAGGCATAATATTGTCATCTTATGGAATTAATGGATATGCTAAAGTTAAGAGCATATCCAATGGTTTTGATGATTTTTTTGATTTAAAGGGTAATAAATTAGTTTTAAAAAAGGAATGTTGCTCTTCAATTGAAGTTAAAGTTGAAGACGTATCTTTAATGAATCATTCATTGTTATTGAAATTTGAAGAATTCAATACTCCTGAGCCTATCAAGGATTTAATCGGCTTCGAGTTATGGGTAAATGATGAATTTGCATCTAAATTGGAAGAGGGTGAGTATTACTTTGGCGAGCTTATTGGTTATAAACTTGTTAATAATGGAAAAGAATTGGGAGTTGTTGTATCTTTTTTTGAGTGTGTTGCGTCAATTCTTCTTGAAGTTAAAGTTGGAAGTAAATTATTTTTTGTTCCCTTTTTAAATATTTATCTTGGAGATATTGATAGGGAATTTAAAACTATTGAGCTTAAGGTGTTAGATCTCTTAAAATGAAAATTACTATTCTCTCTTTATTTCCTTCAATCATTACTCCATTTTTTGAAAATTCAATAATGAAAAAAGTTATAAATAAAGGCAT harbors:
- the rpsP gene encoding 30S ribosomal protein S16, with product MSVRIRLKRMGAKKRPYYRIVVMDSASPRDGRAIEELGYYHPVEKQNQVKINENKFRDWIGKGAIPSDTVKKILNKNNFKVES
- the ffh gene encoding signal recognition particle protein; the protein is MFENLGAGFRDFVKYISGKSVINEKNIEAAIDTIKNALIEADVNLRVVRRFINSVVEEAKGIKVLRNIDPKSQFIKIVNDKLINFLGDKHSELVLNPVNKLSCILMLGLQGSGKTTTCTKLAMRLKSENRKVLLVAADTFRAAAVNQLKILGVQVGVSVFSLEGESDPIKVVKKSIEYAKTELFDTVIIDTRGRLEVEDLLLREIIEIRDIVVPTETILVADAMTGQSAVNIAKEFNDSVGITGVIFTKFDSDARGGAILSLKTICGAPIKFVGVGEKPEDLDVFYPDRVASRILGMGDVVSLVEKAQSVIDKEEALRLEEKFRKANFNFEDYLNQFKYMRNMGGISSLMGMLPGVSLEMLNRGVDERELKREEAIILSMTKKERLNPVILNSSSRKKRIALGSGTTVFEVNKLMKKFSQAVLMMKKMKNKSFQNKIASLFGDKGGMVN
- the badR gene encoding host adaptation transcriptional regulator BadR, with translation MQGENMVSIRGGNRKKILLSLKNMQYSRTDLARKLSLTNAAVTILTNHMIKENILVEVGSKESGIKKHGRKEILLDINKDFAYSMGVIISSNYFQIGIANLKCEVLISETYSFEPPVSAYEILEKIKDHMIEIIWKHNFSRDKFIGLGFSITGIIKDKESGIVNDSHGAWIEKDVPVKAILEEYFSLTVYLESYVKNLSLAEFMGKNVDNIMFFDYTDTAELSIWSGGNVYAGFNNKSGMVSHMVIDYGGEKNCPTCGNKGCVNMLISNFALQRLISKEFMNGEIPELYDKYESRLKKVTIYDIFALHDKYEFIHRIMEDTVKYLAIVIINIQRVLDFNYLVLYGQSFKLKSFFDLLKKEIKRLNKESIILKLSSLDTEVSVVGPASSVIFNKFYLTGGDID
- the rimM gene encoding ribosome maturation factor RimM (Essential for efficient processing of 16S rRNA), encoding MFVKGIILSSYGINGYAKVKSISNGFDDFFDLKGNKLVLKKECCSSIEVKVEDVSLMNHSLLLKFEEFNTPEPIKDLIGFELWVNDEFASKLEEGEYYFGELIGYKLVNNGKELGVVVSFFECVASILLEVKVGSKLFFVPFLNIYLGDIDREFKTIELKVLDLLK
- a CDS encoding KH domain-containing protein, translated to MKEYGNEIELIEFVVKSLVDKRDEVKLNVVEGEKSTILELRVSANDVGKIIGRRGRIARAIRTLLSACAAKTNRRVQLEILD